TATAATCATTTTTTTAACAAAAAAAAGAAATAAATAAACATAAAAATAACCTGATTAGCTTGCATAATTAACCAAAACACTTTAAATTTAACTTCATATTCCTGAGAATTTCTTTGCTCCAAACAAAAATTAATTAGGCTTATGAATACGTACCAGCACATTACCGAACTAAAAGCCCCACTAAAAGTACTTAATACCGATGAACAAATAAAACTGGATGGTTGCAAAACCACACTGTCCTTTAAAAAGGGCGACCGGATTTATGAAGAAGGCGCGCTAATAAACGGCGTGTATTGTATTGACAAAGGTGTTTGCAAACTGACCAAAAAGGAACAGATCATACGACTGGCAGGCAGTGGCGATATTTTGGGTTTACAATCCATTATCGCCAAAGTCCCGGTCAATACCAGTACCTATGCACTGGAAACCATGCAGGTCAATTTTATACCTTCCCCGCTCATTATCGAGTTATTGGAACAAAACAAATTGTTCTCTTTAAATGCTTTAAATATAATCTGTAAAGAGTTTCAGGATGCCAGCAACCTGCTGGTCAATATGGCTCAGAAAAATGTCAGGCAGCGGCTTGCCTATACATTACTCAACTTTAAAGATACTTTCGGGACTGATGAAGATGCCGCTATCAATATTAATTTATCCCGCGAAGAACTGGCATCTATTATTGGTACAGCTCCGGAAAACTGCATCCGTCTTCTTTCCGAATTCACAAAAGAGAATATAATCCAGCTGTACGGAAAAAAGATCATCATCAAAAATCCCACCGCCCTCCTTAAGATTTCGAAATAAATGGCTGAGAAGCCTATTTTAGTAGTAAAAGCTAACATTTATCATGTTTTATTTTAGCTATTTAGCATTATTTTGTCTAAATCTAAAAAAGCAGGCACATTATACATTCCCCTAAAAACACTAAAGATGCAAATCGAACCCGATCTCTTATTTACCTGGGGAGCTATCGCTAAGGAGTTCCCGAAAAATACCGTTATTTTTTATGAAAATGATCCCGCACTGTACTTTTACCAGATCCTGGAAGGTACTGTTAAAATGGTATATATTAACGAAGACGGAAAAGAACTTACGGTCGGAATGTTCGAAAAAGGCCGGAGTTTCGGAGAACCGCCTTTGTTTATTGACCAGCCTTATCCGGCAGCGGCAATTGCCCATACCGATACTATCATACTGAAACTTTCAAAAGAGAAATTTTTTGAGATGCTGAAAGAGCACAATGAAATTTTATCCAAAGTACTGCAGCTGTTTGCGACCCGTATTTACAACAAGGTGGTTTTTTCTAAAAACATCATTAATCAGAAACCGGAACACAGGATCCGTACCTTTCTGGACAATTTTAAGAAGCAATGCAGCCATCCGACAGAAAAGATCCTGATTCCCTATACCCGTAAGGAAATTGCCGATTTTACAGGATTAAGGGTTGAAACTGTGATCCGTACCGTATCTCAGATGAGTAAAAGAAAGAAAATTGAAATCAAAAATCATAAGTTATACTATTGATAGCGGCAAGCGTTAGTAATGCCTGCACTATGATTACAGTCATACCGTATACGCTAAAAATTTTCTTCCTTTATACCATAAAAATAATTATTAATTCGTGTAATTTTTATGCCAAACTCAAAAGCGGAAACAAAATACTTTGTTTCCGCTTTTTAATGTTAAAAGGTTATATGGTTACAATAAGGTTTTCTGCTGCATCATCAGGGAAATATTAACCGCCCTTTCTTTTATTTCATTGGCTTTCTTACCGCTGAAAAGTTCATCTACAGTCGCGGTAAACAGTTTATTCCAATGCTTAAAATGCTTCACGGTCAGCGGGCTTTTATGGTGTAATTCGCGGTGCTTTACCATCGGGTTTCCTTCAAAATTTCCGGTATAAAACAAGATGTTTTCCCAGAAGTCATACATTTTAGGAAGGTGTTTTTTCCAGTTTACCCGAGCGACTTCCGTGAACAGATAGCCTATTTCGGAATCCGTTTTCACCTTTTCATAAAAAACGTTTACCAAAAGAATAATATCTTCCCGGTTCTGAATATCTTTTTTCATAAATCATACCTTTAAATTAATATGCTGACAACTTTTTTGGGTGATTCCGAAAACAAAGCAAAATCACAAATCTTTATTCTTAAACTTTCTTAAAGAGAAATAAAACGGCAGTATGGCCCACAAACACAATAACAGCAGCGCAATCAGCAATCCCCAGAACGTTCCGAATGAATCTTTAAAAACAGCTCCGGTATAGCCCATCATGGCCGATACGTCCAATTGCAATAAAAGCTGTATTCTCGCAAGATCAATCGGGCTTAAGGCCGTAAGCCCTACCATCATTTTTTCGATAGGATATTCGGATAGCTGAAAGAGCAAAAACAATATTATCCCATCGAATAACAGAGCAAAAAACAACCAGGTCATAATCGATATTCCAATTCCTTTGGCTTTATCACGGGTAGCAATCGAGCATAAAAAAGCCAGCGACACAAAGACTAATGTAATCAGGCAGCCCACTACGATCATCATCATCCCGACCCGGTTTGCCGAATAACACAAAAGCGGTATACCCGACCCTATCAAAAATGCAATGACCAAACTTAATGAAAGTCCTTTAAAAAGACTAATCCATATCTTTTTTCTTTTGACCGGCTGACTTAACAACAGTTCAATAAATTCGGAGCTGTTGTAAATATAAATTGTCGTAAAAAGTATCGACACCAGCGGTACAGTCAACAAAATAATATTCAGTATCGTGAGCAGCCCTTTTGCGGTATTGTCTTCCATCGTAAAGGCACCCCATGACAGTACGGACAATATCAGGGTATAGACAATAACAATCTTATTTTTTAAGATGTCCGAAAGAATTATTCTTACTATGCTGTTCATTGCCGGTTATTTTTTAAAATATGTGCAATTCCTTTAGATATTTTCTGCTGTTGTGTTTCCTCCCGCAGCGTTTCCACCGATTTATGAAAATGGACTTTTCCTTCCTGCATAAAGACAATCTCGGTTATAAGATCGTCCAGCTCACTCAGTAAATGCGAGGTAATTAACACCAGCTTCCCGTTTTCTTTTTCCTTGATGATCTTATCCCTCAGGATTTCGGAAGCCAACGGATCCAGTCCGGCTGTAGGCTCGTCCAGTATCAGCACTTTGGAGTTAAACAGAAAGGCCAGTGTTGCACTTACTTTCTGAATGGTTCCTCCGGACAGGGTTCCCATTTTTTTCTCCGAGAGCTTATCGATCTGAAAGGCATAAAACAAATCCAGATCCAGCGGCTGTGTACTATTGCGGATCTTTTTTATCATGTCTATTATCTGTCCGATTGTCATGTTATCCGGATAGCGCCCGATTTGCGGCATATAGCCGATATTTTCCCTGTAACGGAATTCTTTAATAATGTTTTCGCCTTCAAATGTTATGGTGCCTGTGTCGGGAATCACCATACCCAGAATGCTTTTAATCAGTGTTGTTTTCCCACAGCCGTTTGGTCCGATAAGGGCAATGCACTCACCGCTGTTGCAGGACAGGGAAACGTCCCGGAGTACCTGCAGCTTTCCAAACGATTTGTTTATGTTTTTAATTGTTATCATATCGGTAGCGCCCGCATCAGGGGCTTATTATCTACAAAATTATCGGGGGTAATACTGGGCAGGACCTTTTCCGATTTGTCCAGTAAAGTGATGATAAAGCTTCTAAAGAGCAGCATCGTGGCCGGATTGCTTTCCGTAAGCACTGCAAACAGGCTTAACGGATGATACGGCACATCACCGAAACTGTCTTTATCCAGATCATATCCCTGGTATTTATCCCAATAATTTCCGTTGAACTTGTTGAGTACCAAACTTCCGTTTGTCCCTATATCGAAGGTGTTGCCTAAAAAATTATTGTGCCGGATTTCATTGTCCATACAGCTGGCCTGGATTTTCATGCCCCAGCCGTTAGCTTTAAACACATTTTTTTCCACCTTTATCCGGGTTGTTCCTTCCATATAAATTCCGGAAGTATTTTTAACAAAGTGGTTCCCGTAAATATAACTGTCGGATATCTCTTTCAGCAATAGTCCGTAGGCGGCTTCACCCCAGTTTTCATCAAATACATTATTAATCATCCGGACATTTCGGGTAAACATGACCGCAACACCGGCACCGTTATCCCGGAAAACATTGGTAATATAGGAATCATTATCCGAGAACATAAAATGCAGTCCGTAACGGATATTCCTGGCAGCGATATTCCGCCAGATAATTGAATTATAGACAAATTCAAAATAAATACCGTCCCGGTGTCCGGTTACTTCATTGGCAATGATTTGTAAATCCTCGCTTTTCCAGCAGTGTATGCCGTTACCGATTTGCTGTTCTTCGGTAGCCGAAGCTTTTATTTTATTATGGGTGATTATGCAGTTTTTTCCATTTTGAATATAAATCCCGAAAAAATTATTTTCGAGGATATTATGCTGAATGCGTACGTGATCTTTATTATATACCTTGATTCCGCAGGGATCCTGTAAGGCTGCATGCCCGGAATTGATTACCCGGAAACCGTCAACAACAACACTATCGGATTTAACGGAAACAACTTCATACTTTCGCTGACCGTCTAAAACCGGATATTCTTTACCTAAAAAGACCAGTTTTTTAGCAATCACGATAGTACCTTCCCTGTATATTCCCTTATGAACCAGAATTGTATCGCCGGAGCGGGCTAACTGTATCGCTTCTTTGATGGACTTCACCGGTTTATCCTTTCCTACTTCTATCTTTTTCTGTGCCGACAAAGACATGGTAGCAAAAAACATCAGGCCATATACTATTATTTTTTTCATTCTTTTAAAATTGAGTCCCAGTTAATCGTTTCGGCCGCTAAGCCGTCATTTGCTTTTTCCGCCTGTTCAGCAGTTGTAAATGCTGCTGTGTTGCCATGCATCGGGCTTGTAATGGCGCCGCCTTTTAAATACACTGCTGTTTCAGCCGGAATGAGCACATTCTCTTTGTTATAATCGTGTACATAATAGGCTTTCACAGCAGTGGTATGGTTTTCTTTACAATAGTTCCGCATACAGGCGATATCGTCAAACTTATAGGCTCTCCCCTTTTGAGTGATAAGCTCCGCTCCGAATTTTCCATCGGAAATGGTCATCCTGCAGAAATCGCACTGGTCAGCATTTAAGGCTATCGGAACTTCTTTACCGTTAGAACAGGAAGCCAAGAACAGCAGCAACAGCGGCAAAATACCGTTGATGGTTTTGGTTCTTTTTAGTTTGTTTACAGCGCCTGTTTCTATCAGAAATAATGCAAACAGCAGTATTCCTGATACAATCAGCAGCCATCCTCCTGTGTCCGGTATGGAATAAGCCCCGAAATTGAGTAATTGTTTATAGCCCAGTAAAGGCGGCTGATAGGCCATTCCGGGTACTTTTATCGCCGCATTAGGGTCTAAATTGTGTCCGTAATCATAATTCCATTTGTAAAAATCAATAGCCGAAAGGGTTCCGAATAATAGAAAGGCTCCAAACAGGATAATAACGCCTTTTTTTCTTTTTATAAAACAGACCAGCAGCGAACAGATTGCCAGACAGGCAATGATATAAGGCAATACGGTAAATTCTATAAAATTATCGGTATGCAGGGTTTTCATTCCAATATAGTGGTTTAATCCATTGATAATATCTACGTCCCCTGCAATTTTATGGGCATAGAGTTGTAATACCAATCCCTCCGGATATTGTGGTGCACTCAGTTCTATCCGCCATATCGGAAAGAAAATCGTAAGTAGTAAAAGTAAACTTACCAGTACCAGTATCCCTTTGGAAAACACTGAAATCGAGTCTTTTTTCATCTTAATATTTTAAAGAAAAGGGAGTAAAACGATACTCCCTTTCTGGTTATTTTTTACTGTACGGGAGCGGATGTTTTTTTATCCAGCTTGTATGAAATAGGCACCTTGCTGTTTGCCGGTGACACTCTCAGGTAACCTGACATTTCCTGGTGCAGCGCACTACAAAAATCGGTACAATAGAACGGGAATATTCCCACTCTTTTCGGCAGCCATTTCAACGTGATCGTTTCACCCGGCATGATCAGCGTTTCCGCATTATCGGCTCCTTTAATGGCAAATCCGTGCGGTACGTCCCAATCCTGTTCCAGGTTCGTTACGTGGAAATAAACCTCATCGCCAACTTTAACACCTTCAATGTTATCCGGTGCAAGGTGGGAACGAATGGCGGTCATATACACATGGACTTTATTTCCTTCGCGGACAACTCTTGTATCTTTTTCATTTTTCACCGCATACGGGTGGTTGTTTTCTTCAATTTTGTAGAATTTCAATTGTCCGTTATTGCGAATCAGATCGGCCGGAGCTGCCTGTGCATAGTGTGGTTCCCCAATGGTCGGGTAATCCAGTATTAACTGCATTTTATCGCCACTGATGTCATATAGCTGCGCACTTTGGGCAAGCTCAGGTCCTGTTGGCAAATACCTGTCTTTTGTGATTTTGTTATAGGCAACCAGGTATTTTCCAAAAGGTTTTTTACTGTCACCACCCGGAATCATAAGGTGTCCTACAGAATAATAGGTTGGAACCCTGTCCAGAACTTTAAGTGTTTTGATGTCC
This region of Flavobacterium inviolabile genomic DNA includes:
- a CDS encoding Crp/Fnr family transcriptional regulator, giving the protein MNTYQHITELKAPLKVLNTDEQIKLDGCKTTLSFKKGDRIYEEGALINGVYCIDKGVCKLTKKEQIIRLAGSGDILGLQSIIAKVPVNTSTYALETMQVNFIPSPLIIELLEQNKLFSLNALNIICKEFQDASNLLVNMAQKNVRQRLAYTLLNFKDTFGTDEDAAININLSREELASIIGTAPENCIRLLSEFTKENIIQLYGKKIIIKNPTALLKISK
- a CDS encoding Crp/Fnr family transcriptional regulator, coding for MQIEPDLLFTWGAIAKEFPKNTVIFYENDPALYFYQILEGTVKMVYINEDGKELTVGMFEKGRSFGEPPLFIDQPYPAAAIAHTDTIILKLSKEKFFEMLKEHNEILSKVLQLFATRIYNKVVFSKNIINQKPEHRIRTFLDNFKKQCSHPTEKILIPYTRKEIADFTGLRVETVIRTVSQMSKRKKIEIKNHKLYY
- a CDS encoding group III truncated hemoglobin, which gives rise to MKKDIQNREDIILLVNVFYEKVKTDSEIGYLFTEVARVNWKKHLPKMYDFWENILFYTGNFEGNPMVKHRELHHKSPLTVKHFKHWNKLFTATVDELFSGKKANEIKERAVNISLMMQQKTLL
- a CDS encoding ABC transporter permease is translated as MNSIVRIILSDILKNKIVIVYTLILSVLSWGAFTMEDNTAKGLLTILNIILLTVPLVSILFTTIYIYNSSEFIELLLSQPVKRKKIWISLFKGLSLSLVIAFLIGSGIPLLCYSANRVGMMMIVVGCLITLVFVSLAFLCSIATRDKAKGIGISIMTWLFFALLFDGIILFLLFQLSEYPIEKMMVGLTALSPIDLARIQLLLQLDVSAMMGYTGAVFKDSFGTFWGLLIALLLLCLWAILPFYFSLRKFKNKDL
- a CDS encoding ABC transporter ATP-binding protein, with amino-acid sequence MITIKNINKSFGKLQVLRDVSLSCNSGECIALIGPNGCGKTTLIKSILGMVIPDTGTITFEGENIIKEFRYRENIGYMPQIGRYPDNMTIGQIIDMIKKIRNSTQPLDLDLFYAFQIDKLSEKKMGTLSGGTIQKVSATLAFLFNSKVLILDEPTAGLDPLASEILRDKIIKEKENGKLVLITSHLLSELDDLITEIVFMQEGKVHFHKSVETLREETQQQKISKGIAHILKNNRQ
- the nosD gene encoding nitrous oxide reductase family maturation protein NosD — its product is MKKIIVYGLMFFATMSLSAQKKIEVGKDKPVKSIKEAIQLARSGDTILVHKGIYREGTIVIAKKLVFLGKEYPVLDGQRKYEVVSVKSDSVVVDGFRVINSGHAALQDPCGIKVYNKDHVRIQHNILENNFFGIYIQNGKNCIITHNKIKASATEEQQIGNGIHCWKSEDLQIIANEVTGHRDGIYFEFVYNSIIWRNIAARNIRYGLHFMFSDNDSYITNVFRDNGAGVAVMFTRNVRMINNVFDENWGEAAYGLLLKEISDSYIYGNHFVKNTSGIYMEGTTRIKVEKNVFKANGWGMKIQASCMDNEIRHNNFLGNTFDIGTNGSLVLNKFNGNYWDKYQGYDLDKDSFGDVPYHPLSLFAVLTESNPATMLLFRSFIITLLDKSEKVLPSITPDNFVDNKPLMRALPI
- a CDS encoding nitrous oxide reductase accessory protein NosL, with protein sequence MKKDSISVFSKGILVLVSLLLLLTIFFPIWRIELSAPQYPEGLVLQLYAHKIAGDVDIINGLNHYIGMKTLHTDNFIEFTVLPYIIACLAICSLLVCFIKRKKGVIILFGAFLLFGTLSAIDFYKWNYDYGHNLDPNAAIKVPGMAYQPPLLGYKQLLNFGAYSIPDTGGWLLIVSGILLFALFLIETGAVNKLKRTKTINGILPLLLLFLASCSNGKEVPIALNADQCDFCRMTISDGKFGAELITQKGRAYKFDDIACMRNYCKENHTTAVKAYYVHDYNKENVLIPAETAVYLKGGAITSPMHGNTAAFTTAEQAEKANDGLAAETINWDSILKE